TTTTTGCTCATCTGCACGGGGAAGAACTTTGACGCTAGGTCTGAGATTTCCCGTTACAATTATGGCGGAGGTGTCTGTCTCAAGCGCTGCTGAGATGATATCCGTTCTGTCTCCACCAACTATAACAAGCTTGTCCTTAACTCTCTGGAAGTATCTGAGCGCGCTATCCATTGTCATTGCTCCGATCAAAAAGCTTCTGACTAGCCTATTCATGCCCTCACGTCCAGCCAAAATCTCGCCGCCTATTTCTTCATAAATTTCCATAACTCTGGTTGCTCCGAGAGTATCATTTTCTGGAACCGAGCCCAACACTTCCAATCCATTCTTTTCTAAGATTGAACGAGCGTTTTTCTCCACGCTGGTGTTTTCCACCGGAACCTTATTTAAAACCACACCAATAATGTCTACGCCCTGCACTCTGCAATAATCTGCAAAAAGCAAAACATCGTCCAGGAATGAAGAGCTCGTCAAGCTGGTTACAAATAGTATCTTGGCCCCGATGTCCTTAGCGATTCTAGTCACTGAACATTCAATTGAGAAACCGCCAGAGAAGAAATCCGGACCGTCTATAAAAAGGATATCTTTCCCCCTAGAAATAAACCTGTAAGCCTCGATTATTTTCTTGTATACTTCTGGAGACAATCTGTCAATTTTTCCAACCAACCCAAATTTATCGAGCGTAACCGGAGAAATTGACTCCATTTCCTCCTCCAAATCCAAAATCTCTTTCATGTTACGTACATCATCATCAATAGAGTCTTCAGATATAGCATAGCCAATGGGTTTGAAGTAGCCGATCTTTTTCCCCATATTTTTAGCCTTTAAAGCCATTGTCATTATAAAAGTGGTCTTGCCGCTGTACTCGGTTGGAGAAACCACA
This is a stretch of genomic DNA from Candidatus Hadarchaeales archaeon. It encodes these proteins:
- a CDS encoding phosphotransacetylase family protein, whose amino-acid sequence is MRVLYVVSPTEYSGKTTFIMTMALKAKNMGKKIGYFKPIGYAISEDSIDDDVRNMKEILDLEEEMESISPVTLDKFGLVGKIDRLSPEVYKKIIEAYRFISRGKDILFIDGPDFFSGGFSIECSVTRIAKDIGAKILFVTSLTSSSFLDDVLLFADYCRVQGVDIIGVVLNKVPVENTSVEKNARSILEKNGLEVLGSVPENDTLGATRVMEIYEEIGGEILAGREGMNRLVRSFLIGAMTMDSALRYFQRVKDKLVIVGGDRTDIISAALETDTSAIIVTGNLRPSVKVLPRADEQKVPIILVPHDTYTTLQRIHKIVGKIRPDDKIRQGLAQELFEENVRWEKIIG